A portion of the Cervus elaphus chromosome X, mCerEla1.1, whole genome shotgun sequence genome contains these proteins:
- the LOC122690025 gene encoding 40S ribosomal protein S20 encodes MAFKDTGKTPVEPEVAIHRIRITLTSRNVKSLEKVCADLIRGAKEKNLKVKGPVRMPTKTLRITTRKTPCGEGSKTWDRFQMRIHKRLIDLHSPSEIVKQITSISIEPGVEVEVTIADA; translated from the coding sequence ATGGCCTTTAAAGACACCGGCAAGACTCCCGTGGAGCCAGAGGTGGCCATTCACCGGATTAGGATCACCCTCACCAGCCGCAACGTGAAGTCTCTGGAGAAGGTGTGTGCTGACTTGATCAGAGGCGCgaaggaaaagaatctcaaagTGAAAGGACCAGTTCGGATGCCTACCAAGACTCTGAGAATAACTACAAGGAAAACTCCTTGTGGTGAAGGTTCTAAGACTTGGGATCGATTCCAAATGAGGATCCACAAGCGACTCATTGACCTGCACAGCCCCTCTGAAATTGTCAAGCAGATCACTTCCATCAGTATTGAGCCAGGAGTCGAGGTGGAAGTCACCATTGCCGATGCCTAA